From the genome of Streptomyces sp. V2I9:
GGCCGACGCGCGGGAGGGTTCCCGTCCGCCCTGGTCAGGGGCCGGTGCGGACGGGAACCGGAGGCAGAGAGAGTCTGGACCGTGGCCCGCTCGGCGCCCGCCGGGGTACCGCCCCGGCCGGGTGCCGGGCCGACGGGGACCCGGCGCCGACCGGCAGTGGCTCAGCAGTCGGCGGGACCGGCGCAGGCCCACAGCGGCTCGACAGGGGCCGGTGACCGGCAGGGGCTCGGCAGCGACCGCACGCACGGCACTTGGCCCAGCCGGGTCCGGCAGCGGTTCAGCAGGGGCGCTTGCGCAGTTCCATCACGTAGTCGTGGGGCGCGCCGGCGGATTCCGCGGCGTCCGCGATCTCGCCCAGGTAGCGCGCCGAGGGCAGCCCGCCCTCGTACCCGTTCAGCACATAGATCCAGGCCGGTTCCTCGCCGTCCAGGGTGTGCACCCGGATGCGCATGCGGCGGTAGATGTCGAGGCCGACGCCCTCCCACCGGTCCATGGAGTCCTCGTCCATCGGCGCCAGGTCGTACAGCGCGACGAAGACCTGGGAGCGCGGCGCCTCCACCACGGTGGCCAGCGCCCCCTCCCAGCCCATCTGCTCCCCGCCGAAGGTCAGCCGCCAGCCGTTGAGCCAGCCGGTGCTGCGCATCGGGGAATGCGGGGCGCGGCGGGTCATCAGCCGCGCGTCGAGGTTGCCGGCGTACGCGGCGTAGAGCGACATGGGACCGAGGGTACGGGAGGCGGGAGCGGGAGAGGCGGTTCCTGTGACGAAGGCCCCGGTCGGGGGAGTACGGGGACGGCGCGTGACGCCGGGGACGGGCCCCGCTTCCGTGCGCTCCCGCCGTCCGGACCACGTCCGCGCGCCGTCCGGACCACGTCCGCGCGCCGTCCGGACCACGTCCGCGCGCCGTCCGGACCACGTCCGCGCGCCGCCCGGACAGCCTTCTCCGCCGCCCGTGCCTCCGCGTCTCGGGCCACCCGGTCTCGCGCGCGTCCGCGCGCCGATCGTTTGTTCCCGCGCGCCCCGGCCGCCCCGATCCCCCGTGGTGGGCGCGTCCTTTCCCGTATGGAGGGCCCCGGGGCGAAGCACCTTGGCGCGTGCGGGACAATGGAGTACGTACTGCAGACCCCCGGGGCGATCCCCCGGACCCCCGGCCGGGGCGGCAGGGCGGCCGCGGGGCAACCCAACGCGAGGCGGACTTTTCGTGACCCGGATCGTGATCATCGGCGGCGGCCCCGGCGGCTACGAGGCAGCCCTGGTGGGCGCCCAGCTCGGTGCGGAGGTGACCGTCGTCGACTGCGACGGTCTCGGCGGAGCTTCGGTCCTCACCGACTGCGTGCCGTCGAAGACCCTGATCGCGACGGCCGAGGTGATGACCACCTTCGACTCCTCGTACGAGGAGCTGGGCATCATCGTCGCCGACGACACCCCGCACGTGGAGCAGGCCGCCCGTGTCGTGGGCGTGGACCTCGGCAAGGTCAACCGCCGGGTCAAGCGCCTCGCGCTCGCCCAGTCCCACGACATCACCGCCTCCGTCACCAGGGCCGGCGCCCGCGTGATGCGGGGCCGGGGCCGGCTCGACGGTCTCCAGGCCGCCGACGGCTCCCGCCAGGTCGTCGTCACCGCCGCCGACGGCACCGAGGAGCGGCTGACCGCCGACGCCGTGCTGATAGCGACCGGCGGCCACCCCCGGGAGATCCCGGACGCGCAGCCCGACGGCGAGCGCATCCTCAACTGGACCCAGGTCTACGACCTCGACGAGCTGCCCGAGGAGCTCATCGTCGTCGGATCCGGTGTCACCGGCGCCGAGTTCGCCGGGGCCTACCAGGCGCTCGGCTCCCGCGTCACCCTCGTCTCCTCCCGCGACCGGGTGCTGCCCGGTGAGGACCCGGACGCCGCCGCCGTCCTGGAGGACGTCTTCCGGCGGCGCGGGATGAACGTCATGGCCCGCTCCCGCGCCCAGTCCGCCAAGCGCGTCGGCGACCGGGTCGAGGTCACCCTCGCGGACGGCCGGGTCATCACCGGCTCGCACTGCCTGATGGCCGTCGGCGCGATCCCGAACACGGCGGGGATGGGCCTGGAGGAGGCGGGCGTACGGCTCAAGGACTCCGGGCACGTCCTCACCGACCGGGTCTCGCGCACGAGCGCCCCCGGCGTCTACGCGGCCGGCGACGTCACCGGGATCTTCGCGCTGGCCTCGGTGGCCGCGATGCAGGGCCGGATCGCGATGTACCACTTCCTCGGCGACGCGGTGGCCCCGCTGAACCTGAAGGCGGTCTCCGCCAACGTCTTCACCGACCCGGAGATCGCCACCGTCGGCTACAGCCAGGCCGAGGTCGACGCGGGCAAGATCGAGGCGCGGGTCGTCAAGCTGCCGCTGCTGCGCAACCCGCGCGCCAAGATGCAGGGCATCCGCGACGGCTTCGTCAAGATCTTCTGCCGCCCCGGTACGGGGATCGTGGTCGGCGGCTGCGTCGTCGCGCCGCGCGCCAGCGAGCTGATCCACCCCATCTCGATCGCGGTCGACAACAACCTGACGGTGGAACAGATCGCAAACGCATTCACCGTGTACCCGTCCCTGTCCGGATCGATCGCCGAAGTGGCCCGGCAGCTGCACACCCGCAAGCTCACCGGCGAGGGCTGAGGGGCCGGGAAACCGGACAATCCCCGGCAACCCCCGGCAGCCCGGACGGCGCTGAGAGCCGTCCGCGATCACCCCTGACCGACCAAGGGGCCTCCTATACCACTTGGAGGCCCCTTTGAAGTACAACTTCTGTTATTCGGCGCAAACTGCTGAAAACCCACCGGCGGGCAGGTTACTGTCAGTTCCGTGTTCGCTGCAGAACGTCGTCAATTGATCCTCGAAATGGTGCGTGCCAACGGGGCGGTATCGCTCCGTGAGCTCGCCCGCGTCGTCCAGACCTCCGAAGTGACCGTACGGCGGGACGTGCGGGCACTGGAGGCAGAAGGACTCCTCGACCGCCGGCACGGCGGTGCGGTCTTGCCGGGCGGTCTCACGCGGGAGTCCGGCATTCCGCAGAAATCCCATCTCTCCACCGCGGAGAAGACCGCGATCGCCGACCTGGCCGCCGGTCTCGTCGGCGAGGGCGAGGCCATCGTGGTCGGTGCCGGCACGACCACGCAGGAGCTGGCCCGCCGGCTCGCGCGCGTCCCCGGTCTGACCGTCGTCACCAACTCGCTGCTGGTGGCCCAGGCGCTGGCCCATGCCAACCGGGTCGAAGTCGTCATGACCGGCGGCACCCTGCGCGGGAGCAACTACGCGCTGGTGGGCAGCGGGGCGGAGCAGTCCCTCCAGGGGCTGCGGGTCTCCCGCGCGTTCATCTCCGGGAGCGGTCTCACGGCGGAGCGTGGCCTGTCCACCTCCAACATGCTCTCGGCCAGCGTCGACCGGGCTCTCGTCCAGGCCGCCTCGGAGGTGGTCGTCCTGGCGGACCACACGAAGCTCGGTTCGGACACCATGTTCCAGACGGTGCCCACCGAGCTGATCACCCGTCTGGTCACGGACGAGCCGCCGCTCCACGACGAGCGGGCCGCCGCCGAGCTCCAGGCCCTGGCCGATCAGGGTGTGGAGATCACGGTGGCCGGTCCGGACACGGACGCGTCCGGCGGGGACGGCCCTCCCGGAGAGCGCCGCCCGCGCCGCGACATGCCGTTGCCGGGACAGCGGCGTACGACGCCGCGGAACGGGGGGCTGGGGCCGCAGCTGCGGAGCGCCACGTCCCTGTCCGACCAGCCCTCGTCGGGCGAGCGCGCCCGCGTGGCGGATCTCCGCCGGCGGTAGCCCATTCCGGCGGACCGGTCCGGGGGGCACCGCCCCCCCCCCGGACCGCCGTCCCTCACCCGAGGGCGGAGCACTTCCCTCCACCCGAGGGCGCTTCCCTTCGGTCGAGGGAAGTGGAGGGAAGGGGTGCACTCGCCGCTGAGAGGGGCGCGCTCCTCGGCTCGGCTGCCTCAGGCCGCCGTCTCCAGCCCCTACTTCAGCCCGCGCAGCGTCAGCCGGAGCAGCCGTTCCGTCAACTCCGGGTCGTCGGGCGACTGTTCGGCCGCCAGTGCGATCGCGTTGGTGAGCTGGAGAAGGTCGTCGATCGAGACGTCGTCCCGTACGGACCCGCTCTCCTGGGCCCGGCGCAGCAGGCCCGCACCCGCCTCCCGCAGCGGCTGGTGGCACTGCGTGAGCGGCGAGGTCGCGTCACGGGAGGCGGACATCAGGGCGTGGGCCAGACCGCGGTACTCGCCCGCATGCGTGACGATGGCGCCCAGCCAGTCCACCAGCGCCCGGCACGGCGCCTCCGCCGCCGCCAGCTCACGGGAACGGGTCAGCAGGGAGCACAGGGCGTCCTGGAAGACCGCGTTCATCAGGGCGTCCCGGTTGGGGAAATGCCGGTACAGGGTGCCGATCCCCACGCCCGCCCGCCGGGCGATGTCCTCCAGCGACGCGTCCGTACCGTGCTCGGCGAACGACCTGCGCGCCTCGCCCACCAGCCGGTCGTGGTTCCGCCGTGCGTCCGCCCGCATCGGCCGGGCCGGCGGCTGCGGCGTGCTCGTCTCCCTCGGGATCGCCCCTGTCATGGCTCCTACCCCTCCCTCGGCCCTCGGACCGCCTCGGACACCGGCGGCCTTTCGGACCCGTCGTCGGTTTCCAGGATGCCACTGCGGGGAACGGCCGGTGCCACGGTCGCGCCAGGCGCGGTGCCACGGTCACGGCGGGCGCGGCACGTCGGTCGCGCGAGGGCCGAGGCCCCGGCGGCGTGAGGTCCGGGGTCACGATGGCGACAGGGCCCGGCCCGCGTCGTGAGGACGTGGACCGGGCCCTGCCGGGGCGTGCGGGAGGTCAGTCCTTGATCTCGCAGATCAGGGCGCCGGAGGAGACGGAGGCGCCGACCTCGGCGGAGAGGCCCTTGATGGTGCCGGAACGGTGAGCGTTGAGCGGCTGCTCCATCTTCATGGCCTCCAGGACGACGACGAGGTCGCCCTCCTTGACCTCCTGGCCCTCCTCCACCGCGATCTTGACGATGGTGCCCTGCATGGGCGAGGCGAGGGAGTCGCCCGAGGCGGCCGAGCCGGCCTTCTTCGCGGCGCGGCGCTTCGGCTTGGCACCGGCGGCGAGGCCGGTACGGGCCAGGCTCATGCCGAGCGAGGACGGCAGCGAGACCTCCAGGCGCTTGCCGCCGACCTCGACGACCACGGTCTCGCGCCCGGCCTCGTCCTCCGCGTCCGCGTCGGCGGGTGCGGCGAAGGGCTTGATGTCGTTGACGAACTCGGTCTCGATCCACCGGGTGTGCACGGTGAAGGGGTCCGCGGTGAAGGCGGGGTCGGTGACGACCGCGCGGTGGAACGGGATGGCGGTGGCCATGCCCTCGACCTGGAACTCCTCCAGCGCGCGGGCGGCGCGCTGGAGCGCCTGCTCGCGGGTGGCCCCGGTGATGATCAGCTTGGCGAGCAGCGAGTCCCACGCCGGGCCGATGACCGAACCCGACTCGACGCCCGCGTCCAGCCGGACGCCGGGGCCGGACGGCGGGGCGAAGAGGGTGACCGTGCCGGGCGCGGGCAGGAAGCCGCGGCCCGGGTCCTCGCCGTTGATCCGGAACTCGAACGAGTGTCCGCG
Proteins encoded in this window:
- a CDS encoding DeoR/GlpR family DNA-binding transcription regulator codes for the protein MFAAERRQLILEMVRANGAVSLRELARVVQTSEVTVRRDVRALEAEGLLDRRHGGAVLPGGLTRESGIPQKSHLSTAEKTAIADLAAGLVGEGEAIVVGAGTTTQELARRLARVPGLTVVTNSLLVAQALAHANRVEVVMTGGTLRGSNYALVGSGAEQSLQGLRVSRAFISGSGLTAERGLSTSNMLSASVDRALVQAASEVVVLADHTKLGSDTMFQTVPTELITRLVTDEPPLHDERAAAELQALADQGVEITVAGPDTDASGGDGPPGERRPRRDMPLPGQRRTTPRNGGLGPQLRSATSLSDQPSSGERARVADLRRR
- a CDS encoding NAD(P)H-quinone dehydrogenase, producing the protein MTRIVIIGGGPGGYEAALVGAQLGAEVTVVDCDGLGGASVLTDCVPSKTLIATAEVMTTFDSSYEELGIIVADDTPHVEQAARVVGVDLGKVNRRVKRLALAQSHDITASVTRAGARVMRGRGRLDGLQAADGSRQVVVTAADGTEERLTADAVLIATGGHPREIPDAQPDGERILNWTQVYDLDELPEELIVVGSGVTGAEFAGAYQALGSRVTLVSSRDRVLPGEDPDAAAVLEDVFRRRGMNVMARSRAQSAKRVGDRVEVTLADGRVITGSHCLMAVGAIPNTAGMGLEEAGVRLKDSGHVLTDRVSRTSAPGVYAAGDVTGIFALASVAAMQGRIAMYHFLGDAVAPLNLKAVSANVFTDPEIATVGYSQAEVDAGKIEARVVKLPLLRNPRAKMQGIRDGFVKIFCRPGTGIVVGGCVVAPRASELIHPISIAVDNNLTVEQIANAFTVYPSLSGSIAEVARQLHTRKLTGEG
- a CDS encoding TetR/AcrR family transcriptional regulator; the protein is MTGAIPRETSTPQPPARPMRADARRNHDRLVGEARRSFAEHGTDASLEDIARRAGVGIGTLYRHFPNRDALMNAVFQDALCSLLTRSRELAAAEAPCRALVDWLGAIVTHAGEYRGLAHALMSASRDATSPLTQCHQPLREAGAGLLRRAQESGSVRDDVSIDDLLQLTNAIALAAEQSPDDPELTERLLRLTLRGLK
- a CDS encoding gamma-glutamylcyclotransferase; translation: MSLYAAYAGNLDARLMTRRAPHSPMRSTGWLNGWRLTFGGEQMGWEGALATVVEAPRSQVFVALYDLAPMDEDSMDRWEGVGLDIYRRMRIRVHTLDGEEPAWIYVLNGYEGGLPSARYLGEIADAAESAGAPHDYVMELRKRPC